DNA sequence from the bacterium genome:
GAGGTGACCGCCCAGGCGGCCGATTCCTCCGGCCGCGAGAAGCGCGCCGACCGTCGCCACGGAAAAGGCGCCGAACGGCGTCGATTCGTCGCGCGACGAGCGCCGGAAGAGCAACAGAAAGAACGCATAGGTGATCCCGGTCAGAAGTCCGAAGAAGGTGCCGAGGAGCGGCTTGTCACCGTAGGCGTCGGCGCGCCCCAGGCCCGAAACCAAGGTCATGCCGAGAAACGCCAGGGGAATACCGACGAACATCGACCGCCGCGGCCGCTCGCCGTGGAGCAGCCAGGCCGCGAGCCCCACGAAGATCACCTGGGTGTTACCCAGGACCGTCGCCAAGCCGGCTCCTATCCACTCGATCGCGCGGTGCCAGACGGCCAGGTCGATCCCCAGAAAAATGCCGCTGGCCAGAGCCATTGCCTGGAGCATCCACGCGCGTCCGGCTGAACCCGACGAGCGGCCGAATGCGAACCACAAAGCCAAGAGCACGGGCACCGCGTAGAGCGTTCGGAAGAACGCCGCGGTATCCGGCGAGACGCCGGCCAGGCGAACGAAGATCGCCGAGAACGAGATGATTAGGACGCCCGCGATCGCGGCCAGGTGGGTCAACCAGGCCTACTGCTGCGCCGCGTTGAAGCGCTCCATCACCATCTGGGTGATATCGACTCGCTCGTTGGCCATCACGACGACGCCCGGAATGTTGTTGAGGATCAGATCGTAGTCGCCTTCGTCGCGGACCTGGCGGAAGACTGGCGCCATCTGCTTTTCGATCTCGCGCAGGCCCTCATTTCGGATCCTCTCGCCTTCGCGTTGTTTCTCTTCTCGAAAGCGACGAATCTCCAGGGTCGCGTCCTCGTACTGTTTCTGGAGGTCAGCCTGCTCCGCTTGGGACAGCGTGCTGCCGCCGTCGCTGGCCTTCTGGCGGATGTCGCGGGCCTTCTGGGCTTTCTGTTCGCCTTCCGCTTGGACGGTCTTTTGAAACTGATCGAGACGAGCCTGGAGCGCCTGGCCCGGAGTGGACTGTGCCACCAGTCGCTCGAGGTCCACGACGGCGATCTTGATCGGCCGTTCTTGGGCAACCGCCACCGGATTCGCGATTGCGCCAAAGAGGAGGACGAGACTGAACGCGAAAGCAGCGGTGTAAGTGGAAGTGCGATGAGACATTCTGTTTTCTCCTGTCTTCGAAGTTCGGACTCTCGAACGAGGAGTCTAGAACGAGGGACCTCCGCTTGGTTGGCTTTTCGGGCAAAAGCAGTCGGGAGGGGACACGAAGGAATCGTGTCCCCGATGCGGCGGATCCTCTCGTTGTGCTCCAGCAAAACCGATGATCGCGCAACGAGACGAGAGCCTTGGACGCTACACTGCGGCTCGTGATGCCTAACTACCCTCCGGTTACGCGACGCGAGATCGTCTCGTGGGCGATGTTCGATTTCGCCAACTCGGCCTACACCACGATCATCGTCACGGTCGCGTTTTCGATCTACTTCACCAAGCTGGTGGCGCCCGGCGCCAACGCCGACTGGTGGTGGAG
Encoded proteins:
- a CDS encoding EamA family transporter, whose protein sequence is MTHLAAIAGVLIISFSAIFVRLAGVSPDTAAFFRTLYAVPVLLALWFAFGRSSGSAGRAWMLQAMALASGIFLGIDLAVWHRAIEWIGAGLATVLGNTQVIFVGLAAWLLHGERPRRSMFVGIPLAFLGMTLVSGLGRADAYGDKPLLGTFFGLLTGITYAFFLLLFRRSSRDESTPFGAFSVATVGALLAAGGIGRLGGHLELAWSWPAHGWLIAMALGSQVAGWLLIAYALPRLPAVETSILLLLQPMATVLWAFLLFDEDLSTVQWLGVALVLSGVALPSAGSAVRSSLKAIGRPGSRCSVRESDCAGNELKGW
- a CDS encoding OmpH family outer membrane protein codes for the protein MSHRTSTYTAAFAFSLVLLFGAIANPVAVAQERPIKIAVVDLERLVAQSTPGQALQARLDQFQKTVQAEGEQKAQKARDIRQKASDGGSTLSQAEQADLQKQYEDATLEIRRFREEKQREGERIRNEGLREIEKQMAPVFRQVRDEGDYDLILNNIPGVVVMANERVDITQMVMERFNAAQQ